A stretch of Vibrio maritimus DNA encodes these proteins:
- a CDS encoding FAD-binding and (Fe-S)-binding domain-containing protein, whose product MLPRLHSQSDIHPTVLVFLQQLEANGFTGDIETQYSSRLAVATDNSVYQKLPQAVVHPKTTHDVQLIGQLANQDKFSNVTFSPRGGGTGTNGQSLTSGVVVDLSRHMNKVLEINEDEGWVRVQTGIVKDALNDAVRPFGYFFSPDLSTSNRATLGGMVNTDASGQGSLKYGKTSDHVLSLQAVFADGSLLESSESVDVLNEGTFAKQAVEIAKQVCTSQQALINEKFPPLNRFLTGYDLKNAYQADDDSFDFTRILCGAEGSLAFITEAKLNLTPIPKARTLINVKYNSFDSALRNAPFMVEANALSVETVDSRVLNFAKQDIVWHTVSDLISDVPGKEMLGLNMVEYAGQDEEEVAQAVKALTDSLDEKLKTEQDGIIGYQVTNDVGSIGRIYNMRKKAVGLLGAVKGSAKPIAFAEDTCVPPENLADFIAEFRTLLDGHKLNYGMFGHVDAGVLHVRPALDMCDPEQESLMHQISDEVVALVAKYGGLMWGEHGKGFRSEYGPEFFGEELFGELRRIKSACDPLNKMNPGKICTPLESEDELVKVSDVKRGTYDRQIPVQIRDSFSQAMECNGNGLCFNYDTASPMCPSMKVTADRRHSPKGRAGLVREWLRQLSEQGFDVLDLENETKQNSSAKGLIEKWRNTFNKRHEYDFSHEVYEAMNGCLACKACASQCPIKVDVPSFRARFLNLYYTRYQRPAKDYLVANIETMLPYMAKVPKVVNFALKQNLVQSLTAKTVGYVDAPLLSVPTLKSRIKQQPISEFNLEQLQAIPQGQRQDYVCIVQDPFTSFYDAQVVEDFAKLILKLGKKPVMLPFKPNGKATHIKGFLAKFAKSAKSTAEFLEQVAALGMPLVGVDPALVLCYRDEYDEILGSERGDFDVLTVHEWMIPLLAESEPKAIADVEEWYLFAHCTEKTKMPNAEKEWGAIFSHFGGRLTTVPVGCCGMAGTFGHESDKLQMSKDIYGLSWAPKLDQLPKERCLVTGYSCRSQVKRFEQTATKHPLQAVLQLLSQ is encoded by the coding sequence ATGTTACCAAGATTACACTCACAATCTGATATACACCCCACTGTGCTGGTCTTTTTACAGCAACTTGAAGCCAATGGCTTTACCGGTGATATCGAAACTCAATATTCAAGCCGATTAGCGGTCGCGACTGATAACAGTGTCTACCAAAAGCTGCCACAAGCCGTTGTCCATCCGAAAACAACGCACGATGTTCAGTTGATTGGTCAGCTTGCGAACCAAGATAAGTTTAGCAACGTCACATTTTCCCCTCGTGGAGGTGGTACAGGTACTAACGGCCAATCGCTGACATCTGGTGTGGTCGTTGACTTGTCACGCCATATGAACAAAGTGCTTGAAATCAACGAAGATGAAGGTTGGGTGAGAGTGCAAACTGGTATCGTTAAAGATGCCCTAAACGATGCCGTGCGCCCGTTTGGTTATTTCTTTTCGCCAGATCTATCAACCAGTAATCGCGCAACGTTAGGTGGCATGGTCAATACCGATGCATCCGGACAAGGCTCGCTTAAATACGGTAAAACCTCAGATCACGTTTTGTCCCTTCAAGCGGTTTTTGCCGATGGCTCACTGCTTGAAAGTAGTGAATCTGTTGATGTGTTGAATGAAGGCACGTTTGCCAAGCAGGCGGTTGAAATTGCAAAACAGGTCTGTACTTCGCAACAAGCACTTATTAACGAAAAGTTTCCACCATTAAACCGCTTTCTAACCGGCTACGATCTAAAAAATGCCTACCAAGCGGACGACGATTCGTTCGACTTCACGCGCATTCTGTGTGGCGCTGAGGGCTCTTTAGCATTCATTACTGAGGCTAAACTCAACCTTACTCCAATTCCAAAAGCTCGAACGCTTATCAATGTGAAATACAACAGCTTCGACTCTGCGCTGCGTAATGCCCCGTTTATGGTCGAGGCGAACGCGCTATCTGTGGAAACGGTTGACTCGCGCGTGTTAAATTTTGCGAAGCAAGACATCGTTTGGCATACCGTTAGTGACCTGATCAGTGATGTCCCAGGCAAAGAGATGCTTGGTCTTAACATGGTGGAATACGCTGGACAAGATGAAGAAGAAGTCGCGCAAGCGGTTAAAGCTTTGACTGACAGTCTTGATGAAAAGCTTAAAACAGAACAAGACGGAATCATCGGCTATCAGGTGACCAATGATGTTGGCAGTATCGGTCGTATCTACAACATGCGCAAGAAAGCGGTAGGCTTGCTAGGCGCAGTGAAAGGTAGTGCGAAGCCAATTGCCTTTGCAGAAGATACCTGTGTTCCACCAGAAAACCTTGCTGATTTTATCGCTGAGTTCCGCACATTGCTTGATGGTCACAAACTCAATTACGGCATGTTTGGGCACGTGGATGCAGGTGTACTGCATGTGCGTCCGGCACTGGACATGTGCGACCCTGAACAAGAATCTTTGATGCACCAAATCTCAGACGAGGTGGTGGCATTAGTCGCTAAGTATGGCGGCTTAATGTGGGGCGAACACGGTAAAGGTTTTCGCTCTGAATATGGACCAGAGTTTTTCGGTGAAGAGTTGTTTGGTGAGCTTCGTCGTATCAAGTCCGCATGTGACCCTCTCAATAAGATGAACCCCGGTAAGATTTGTACACCGCTTGAGAGTGAAGATGAGCTCGTGAAGGTGTCGGATGTTAAGCGCGGCACTTATGACCGTCAAATCCCGGTTCAAATTCGTGACAGCTTTTCGCAGGCGATGGAATGCAATGGCAACGGTCTGTGCTTTAACTATGACACCGCGTCGCCTATGTGCCCGTCGATGAAAGTGACCGCTGATCGCCGACACTCACCGAAAGGACGTGCAGGCCTAGTTCGTGAATGGTTGAGACAGTTATCTGAGCAAGGCTTTGATGTTCTGGATTTAGAAAATGAGACCAAGCAAAACTCTAGTGCTAAAGGCCTGATAGAAAAGTGGCGTAATACCTTCAATAAGCGTCATGAGTATGACTTCTCACACGAGGTCTACGAAGCGATGAATGGCTGCCTAGCGTGTAAAGCGTGTGCGAGCCAATGTCCTATAAAAGTCGATGTACCAAGCTTTAGAGCGCGGTTCCTCAACTTGTATTACACGCGCTATCAGCGCCCGGCGAAAGACTATTTGGTTGCCAATATAGAGACTATGTTGCCGTATATGGCAAAGGTGCCAAAAGTGGTCAACTTTGCTCTCAAGCAAAATCTTGTACAAAGCTTAACAGCAAAAACGGTCGGTTATGTGGATGCGCCGTTATTATCGGTACCAACACTGAAATCTCGTATTAAGCAGCAGCCAATTTCTGAGTTTAACTTGGAACAGCTACAAGCCATTCCGCAAGGGCAACGTCAAGACTACGTGTGTATTGTACAAGATCCGTTTACCAGCTTTTATGATGCGCAGGTGGTGGAAGATTTCGCTAAATTGATTCTCAAGCTTGGCAAAAAGCCTGTGATGTTGCCGTTTAAGCCGAACGGTAAGGCAACACACATCAAAGGTTTCTTGGCGAAGTTTGCCAAATCAGCGAAGAGCACAGCAGAGTTCTTAGAGCAAGTTGCGGCTTTGGGCATGCCTCTTGTCGGCGTCGATCCTGCGTTGGTTCTTTGTTATCGCGACGAATATGACGAAATCCTCGGCTCAGAACGTGGCGATTTCGATGTACTAACCGTACACGAGTGGATGATTCCACTTCTCGCCGAATCAGAGCCAAAAGCCATAGCTGATGTAGAAGAATGGTATCTGTTTGCGCACTGTACAGAGAAAACCAAGATGCCAAACGCAGAGAAAGAGTGGGGCGCCATATTTAGTCACTTTGGCGGCCGTTTGACGACAGTACCCGTTGGCTGCTGTGGCATGGCGGGCACCTTTGGTCACGAGTCGGATAAGTTACAGATGTCAAAAGATATCTACGGCTTGAGCTGGGCACCGAAATTAGACCAACTGCCAAAAGAGCGCTGCTTGGTGACAGGTTATTCATGCCGAAGCCAGGTAAAACGATTTGAACAAACCGCTACCAAGCACCCGTTGCAAGCGGTACTGCAATTACTGAGTCAGTAA
- a CDS encoding DUF3334 family protein, with translation MKKTKVITTEDILLKLCQSVSTVLTSATESSVTYSAMVQKITKTTLKPDYGCFVLFDGGFSGLVVINFTSKAALELYTNYMRNMGMPEEELAIHHNSDEVGDVLGELMNQLVGDFTNKVRKELQTNITQNQPKMLSINKQVVLSVDTNLERPQARRVTFSTENNNIFYLEFAMDKTEFIQMEEFEVQPDECPDAIIEKARTAQSEKAKPKAEAVDDNQDLLDQLGL, from the coding sequence ATGAAGAAAACAAAAGTAATCACTACAGAAGATATTCTATTAAAACTTTGCCAATCGGTTTCCACCGTCCTGACTTCTGCAACAGAATCCAGCGTCACCTATTCGGCCATGGTTCAGAAGATAACAAAAACGACACTTAAGCCGGACTACGGTTGCTTTGTTTTATTCGATGGCGGATTTTCGGGATTGGTGGTGATTAACTTTACGTCCAAAGCCGCCCTTGAGCTTTATACCAACTACATGCGTAACATGGGCATGCCTGAAGAAGAGCTAGCCATTCACCACAACTCTGACGAAGTAGGCGATGTACTTGGTGAATTGATGAACCAATTGGTTGGCGACTTTACGAATAAAGTGCGTAAAGAGCTGCAAACCAACATTACTCAAAACCAGCCAAAGATGCTGTCTATCAACAAGCAAGTCGTGCTCTCTGTCGACACCAACTTGGAACGCCCTCAAGCAAGACGCGTTACCTTCTCGACAGAAAACAACAATATCTTCTATCTTGAGTTTGCGATGGATAAGACGGAATTTATTCAAATGGAAGAGTTTGAAGTTCAGCCAGACGAGTGTCCAGACGCTATTATTGAGAAAGCGCGAACGGCTCAATCTGAGAAAGCCAAACCCAAAGCGGAAGCAGTCGACGACAACCAAGATCTCCTCGATCAACTCGGGCTGTAA
- a CDS encoding J domain-containing protein, translating into MFKSLATHPRSMLLLLVLFCLPSSAQASTEALEKQALLNNADAQYQLGLAYETGEGVKRDLTKAAHWYQQASENEHPAATFNYAQALEFGRGVQANPSKAALLYTKLAVQGDVSALGKVAKLYQQAAVDIPNEDQAVLWYSLAKDASPSYQEAYDAALQAQFNAQQLRQIEALKQQEQANAPQAVTHIPSPEATSSDWRWLIHASYLVLIGAIIATGVYLQRQTMRASNDHELNLGQLKQNLAKQQQIIKTLQKQLKSATEQLRSRSTDSQNSSSQSPHSAVRDAYLRFGLNMNEQPTAKQIKARYKQLSRIYHPDAQGSEEEMKQLNLALNTLTNHLKSR; encoded by the coding sequence ATGTTTAAAAGCTTGGCGACTCACCCACGTAGCATGCTGCTTTTACTCGTATTATTCTGCCTTCCCTCCTCCGCCCAGGCGTCTACCGAGGCGCTAGAAAAACAAGCTTTACTTAACAATGCCGATGCCCAATACCAGCTAGGTCTCGCCTACGAGACGGGTGAAGGTGTTAAACGTGACCTTACAAAAGCGGCACACTGGTATCAACAAGCCAGTGAGAATGAACATCCCGCCGCCACGTTTAACTACGCTCAAGCGCTAGAGTTTGGTCGAGGTGTTCAAGCCAATCCATCAAAAGCCGCGCTACTCTATACTAAGCTCGCGGTTCAAGGTGACGTCTCTGCACTCGGAAAAGTCGCAAAACTCTATCAACAAGCAGCGGTAGACATTCCTAACGAAGACCAAGCGGTTTTGTGGTACTCCCTTGCGAAAGATGCTTCGCCTAGCTATCAAGAAGCTTATGACGCCGCACTTCAAGCACAGTTCAATGCTCAGCAGTTGCGCCAGATAGAGGCACTGAAACAGCAAGAGCAAGCAAACGCACCTCAAGCGGTTACTCACATACCCTCGCCGGAGGCGACCTCTTCAGATTGGCGTTGGTTAATCCACGCGAGCTACCTTGTCTTGATCGGAGCAATCATTGCTACTGGAGTCTATCTACAGAGACAAACAATGCGTGCGTCCAATGATCATGAATTGAACCTCGGACAGCTAAAACAAAACCTCGCTAAACAACAACAGATCATCAAAACATTGCAAAAACAACTTAAATCGGCAACCGAACAACTGCGCAGTCGCTCGACTGATTCCCAAAACTCGAGTTCCCAAAGCCCACATTCAGCGGTAAGAGATGCCTACCTTCGCTTCGGGCTCAACATGAATGAACAACCTACAGCAAAGCAGATCAAGGCGCGCTACAAGCAGTTGAGCCGCATTTATCACCCAGATGCCCAAGGTAGTGAAGAAGAGATGAAGCAGCTTAACCTTGCGCTGAACACGCTTACCAACCATCTAAAGAGTCGATAA
- a CDS encoding DUF2786 domain-containing protein, with protein sequence MDKQKALKKIAKCLELGNSANVNEAANAIKMAHRLMLKYGLDKDDIEFIKMGKTQSTHLLPTNISSTLLRVIRGINTKFGVEAVLLNHKGLKRVEFIGEADRAIFAAFAFDIIYREMNEQTGQFRNSFAGSGTSTTEVTRRVNSFVSGWIEGALEKLPVITPDDESANKINNYIDKEFKNIDRETFKQQLKEAMKNITADYEVGLKKGRKVAVNRPIDGAQAPKLLK encoded by the coding sequence ATGGATAAACAAAAAGCCCTCAAAAAGATCGCTAAATGTCTAGAGCTAGGCAACTCAGCGAACGTCAATGAAGCCGCAAACGCCATCAAGATGGCGCATAGGCTTATGTTGAAATATGGTCTCGATAAAGATGATATCGAGTTCATCAAGATGGGTAAGACGCAATCCACTCACCTGCTTCCGACCAACATCAGCTCAACCTTGCTGCGTGTTATTCGTGGTATCAACACCAAGTTTGGTGTTGAAGCTGTCCTGCTCAATCATAAAGGGCTAAAACGCGTCGAGTTCATTGGTGAAGCGGATCGCGCTATCTTTGCTGCTTTTGCATTTGACATCATTTACCGCGAGATGAACGAGCAGACAGGTCAGTTTAGAAATAGTTTTGCGGGCTCTGGCACGTCTACGACCGAAGTGACGCGCCGTGTGAACTCTTTTGTTTCTGGTTGGATTGAAGGTGCGCTTGAAAAGCTGCCAGTCATCACACCTGATGACGAGTCAGCAAACAAGATCAACAACTACATAGATAAAGAGTTTAAAAACATTGACCGTGAAACCTTCAAACAGCAACTAAAAGAAGCCATGAAGAACATCACTGCAGACTATGAAGTCGGTCTCAAAAAAGGTCGAAAGGTGGCAGTCAACCGCCCTATTGACGGTGCACAGGCTCCAAAACTACTTAAATAG
- a CDS encoding phosphoribosylaminoimidazolesuccinocarboxamide synthase: MSLADQVLAVNDDLPIRTNKPVHSGKVRSVYWLTEEDSRRLIKEKGYDVAEDAPLAIMVISDRISAFDCIWHGEGDLRGVPGKGAALNAISNHWFQLFKDNGLADSHILDIPHPFVWIVQKAKPVMIEAICRQYITGSMWRAYEKGEREFCGITLPEGLEKDSKLEDILITPSTKGILRGIPGVPEADDVNITRQNIVDNFEAFNFSNAADIDGYEKLLKEGFGVISNALEVIDQTFVDTKFEFGYVTDSKGKEKLIYMDEVGTPDSSRIWDTKAYETGSIVENSKEGFRQFLLNHFPDPDILLNKERMPEREALAKDNALPLEALMDVSRTYTGIAEKITGREIKLSENPKQEIIDILRAEYDLIAD; the protein is encoded by the coding sequence ATGAGTCTTGCTGATCAAGTTCTTGCCGTAAACGACGATCTCCCAATTCGCACTAACAAACCGGTTCATAGCGGTAAAGTGCGTTCTGTATATTGGCTGACTGAAGAAGATAGCCGCCGCCTTATCAAAGAGAAAGGCTACGACGTAGCAGAAGACGCACCACTTGCGATTATGGTTATCAGTGACCGAATTTCAGCATTTGATTGTATTTGGCACGGCGAAGGTGATCTTCGAGGTGTTCCTGGTAAAGGCGCAGCACTTAATGCGATTTCAAATCACTGGTTCCAACTTTTCAAAGATAACGGTTTAGCGGATAGCCATATCCTGGACATCCCTCACCCATTTGTTTGGATCGTTCAAAAAGCTAAACCAGTCATGATTGAAGCTATTTGTCGTCAATACATCACTGGCTCAATGTGGCGTGCCTATGAGAAAGGCGAGCGAGAGTTTTGCGGTATTACGCTACCAGAGGGTCTAGAGAAAGACTCGAAGCTGGAAGATATTCTTATTACACCGTCCACAAAAGGTATCTTGCGCGGTATTCCTGGTGTTCCTGAAGCAGATGATGTCAACATCACTCGCCAGAACATTGTCGACAACTTCGAAGCATTCAACTTTAGCAATGCAGCTGACATTGATGGCTATGAGAAGTTGCTTAAAGAAGGCTTTGGCGTTATCAGTAATGCACTTGAAGTGATTGACCAAACGTTTGTTGATACCAAGTTTGAATTCGGCTACGTAACGGATTCAAAGGGCAAAGAAAAGCTAATCTATATGGATGAAGTGGGCACACCTGACTCATCACGTATCTGGGATACGAAAGCCTACGAAACAGGAAGCATCGTTGAAAACTCAAAGGAAGGCTTCCGTCAGTTCCTGCTAAACCACTTCCCAGATCCTGATATCCTTCTAAATAAAGAGCGCATGCCAGAGCGCGAGGCACTTGCGAAAGATAATGCATTGCCGCTAGAAGCACTAATGGACGTATCACGCACTTATACTGGTATCGCAGAAAAGATTACGGGTCGTGAGATCAAGCTAAGCGAAAATCCAAAACAAGAGATCATCGATATCTTGCGTGCCGAATACGACTTGATTGCAGACTAA
- a CDS encoding DUF333 domain-containing protein, with protein sequence MKSRTLIRCIGVLAIGPAMLIGCAKSEPKSEPVGMANPAAVYCEKHGMYNLDTGMCKLSSGEEVDAWEYFREHHKEGPDSSARFCEAMGGGYMPDTKECALPDGKVMDAEEYFRDHQMTGAGG encoded by the coding sequence ATGAAAAGTCGTACACTAATTCGTTGTATCGGTGTGCTAGCAATAGGACCTGCAATGCTGATTGGCTGCGCAAAATCTGAACCAAAATCAGAGCCTGTTGGTATGGCAAACCCTGCGGCGGTCTACTGTGAAAAGCATGGTATGTACAACCTAGATACAGGGATGTGTAAACTCTCTTCGGGCGAAGAAGTGGATGCTTGGGAGTACTTTCGTGAGCATCATAAAGAAGGCCCCGATAGCTCAGCTCGTTTTTGTGAGGCAATGGGTGGCGGCTATATGCCGGACACCAAAGAGTGTGCGTTACCAGACGGCAAAGTGATGGATGCTGAAGAGTATTTCCGAGATCATCAAATGACCGGTGCTGGTGGCTAA
- a CDS encoding methyltransferase family protein — protein MKALELKVPPVLVFLILAAAMYLLAKFDNGWLYMHIPLKSIWVLGLFSLSGYVGISGVLEFKRSKTTVDPTKPDKASCIVDSGIFSKTRNPMYVALFALLLSWGFWLEDGLAIALACLFVPYMNRFQIRPEERALEAMFGEDYRTYKVKVRRWI, from the coding sequence GTGAAAGCGCTAGAGCTAAAGGTTCCACCTGTCTTGGTTTTTCTTATTTTAGCTGCTGCCATGTACCTACTTGCTAAGTTCGACAATGGTTGGCTCTATATGCATATCCCACTAAAAAGCATTTGGGTGTTGGGGTTATTCTCTCTCAGCGGTTATGTGGGTATTTCGGGAGTTCTAGAATTTAAACGATCCAAGACAACCGTCGATCCTACCAAGCCAGATAAAGCGAGTTGTATCGTCGATAGCGGGATCTTCTCTAAAACTCGCAATCCAATGTACGTGGCGCTGTTTGCGTTATTGCTTAGTTGGGGATTTTGGCTTGAGGATGGACTGGCAATCGCATTGGCTTGCCTGTTTGTGCCGTATATGAATCGTTTTCAGATACGCCCTGAGGAGCGAGCGCTAGAAGCTATGTTTGGAGAAGACTACCGTACCTATAAGGTTAAGGTGCGACGCTGGATTTAA
- a CDS encoding MFS transporter — protein MNGVRLWHFAQASLGIVQWVGIAILINPIIIERTASGALLGQVMALIGGAGLLAPLIGGIADKYSCHRMMQRMALFTHYIALLILYFAETSTTIYWIVGTLIGVGSVALLVLNPTFVIASSKNQQEEGRGLANLYQCQFFGIVVTGLLVALADYLSVSTDNQLLILMGLVLVVLTMVTITPPPKVEVASGSEHASSELEQKSTSAKKALPWFLFLLAVFFSMFLSSNLMELGPLLIKEVYKVEIGNSALGMAVSAVISIFMLESAGRWMQKSGPFKVWYAAQAAYLVVGSLFWVTSGHDVGAVLPIALLVVLMQAMSWNDMIIPAIAGRLSPNSPALTQGLLMLCMAGGFGVGAMLAGLSIDKFGYASVFTLSLVGILIALTCVAGLVMVSRPKTTSVASA, from the coding sequence ATGAACGGTGTTCGTTTATGGCATTTCGCTCAAGCTTCACTTGGTATCGTACAATGGGTTGGAATCGCCATCCTTATCAACCCAATCATAATTGAAAGAACCGCAAGTGGCGCACTGCTTGGGCAAGTGATGGCGCTCATTGGAGGCGCAGGTTTGCTCGCCCCTCTTATTGGCGGTATCGCGGACAAGTATTCTTGTCACCGAATGATGCAGCGCATGGCTCTTTTTACTCACTATATCGCCCTGCTTATTCTCTATTTTGCTGAAACCTCAACCACTATTTACTGGATCGTTGGCACCCTAATCGGTGTTGGCAGTGTTGCTCTACTGGTACTCAATCCAACCTTCGTCATTGCATCAAGCAAAAATCAGCAAGAGGAAGGACGCGGACTCGCCAATCTTTATCAATGCCAATTTTTCGGGATTGTTGTGACGGGGCTATTGGTCGCTCTAGCTGACTATCTGTCTGTCAGCACTGATAACCAACTGCTGATCCTTATGGGTCTCGTGCTAGTTGTATTAACCATGGTGACAATTACCCCTCCACCTAAAGTAGAGGTTGCTTCAGGTTCAGAGCACGCGAGCAGCGAGCTGGAGCAAAAGTCAACATCAGCAAAGAAAGCCCTACCGTGGTTTTTGTTTCTGCTTGCGGTTTTCTTCTCTATGTTCCTGTCATCCAACCTCATGGAGCTCGGTCCCCTTCTTATCAAAGAAGTGTATAAAGTTGAAATTGGTAACTCGGCACTAGGCATGGCTGTCTCAGCCGTTATCAGCATATTCATGCTTGAATCCGCTGGTCGCTGGATGCAGAAAAGTGGTCCATTCAAGGTCTGGTACGCAGCACAGGCTGCCTACCTTGTTGTAGGTTCTCTATTCTGGGTGACATCAGGCCACGATGTTGGCGCGGTATTACCCATCGCTCTGCTGGTTGTTTTGATGCAGGCGATGTCTTGGAATGACATGATCATTCCAGCGATTGCTGGACGTTTAAGCCCGAACTCACCAGCGCTTACTCAAGGCCTATTGATGCTTTGTATGGCGGGTGGTTTCGGTGTAGGCGCTATGTTGGCTGGACTATCCATCGACAAATTTGGCTATGCGTCGGTATTTACCTTATCGCTTGTTGGTATCTTGATTGCACTCACTTGTGTTGCTGGTTTGGTTATGGTGTCTAGACCAAAAACAACCAGCGTTGCTTCTGCCTAA
- a CDS encoding DUF3581 domain-containing protein: protein MFLAPYVSSNNEQFEFTRQQASHFAKKVAGDFNPIHDEDNKRFCVPGDLLFAVLLQKEGISQKMRFDFSGMVGDGVALNVVEKGEHESAVVDASGKEYLQMTHTGEVSQNQEFIEHVVTNYVQFSGMNFPHIMVPLMQEQQMMINCQRPLVIYESMEVEFDRLDLSHPEVEFTGATFDVDGKRGVVTLNFAFKEDGAVVGKGIKRMVASGLKPYDNDAVDDLVARFNERKTQFLELLNNAA, encoded by the coding sequence ATGTTTTTAGCGCCATACGTATCAAGTAACAACGAACAGTTTGAATTCACTCGCCAACAAGCAAGCCATTTTGCAAAAAAAGTCGCGGGCGACTTCAACCCAATCCATGATGAAGACAACAAGCGCTTCTGTGTGCCTGGCGATCTGCTTTTCGCAGTGCTGCTTCAAAAAGAAGGCATCAGCCAAAAAATGCGTTTTGACTTCTCTGGCATGGTTGGTGACGGTGTTGCGCTTAATGTTGTTGAGAAAGGCGAGCATGAGAGTGCGGTTGTCGATGCGTCTGGCAAAGAATACCTTCAAATGACTCACACAGGTGAAGTAAGCCAAAACCAAGAGTTTATTGAGCATGTCGTAACGAACTACGTTCAGTTTTCTGGCATGAACTTCCCTCACATCATGGTTCCTCTTATGCAGGAGCAACAAATGATGATCAACTGCCAACGTCCTCTAGTGATATACGAGAGCATGGAAGTAGAATTCGATCGTCTCGACCTATCCCACCCTGAAGTTGAGTTTACAGGCGCAACATTTGACGTTGATGGTAAACGTGGCGTCGTTACTCTTAACTTCGCATTCAAAGAAGACGGTGCGGTTGTTGGTAAAGGCATTAAGCGTATGGTAGCGAGTGGTTTAAAGCCTTATGACAATGACGCGGTAGACGATCTTGTCGCGCGCTTCAATGAGCGTAAAACTCAGTTTCTAGAGCTACTCAATAACGCAGCATAA